In a single window of the Aridibaculum aurantiacum genome:
- a CDS encoding CPBP family intramembrane glutamic endopeptidase, with product MIGILVQLAISWLIAWLYEKNDLRVLGFYPTKARIKDFLVFFLITSVCCSSGFFLKMAFSDLRYELNPNVSLGLIAQSLWWNVRSVLFEELIFRGVLFYILIKKIGGTKALVCSSVAFGIYHWFSFGIIGNVSQMVFVFLLTGTMGLLFGYGYLKTLSLYIPVAIHLGWNLTQGLIFSDGPLGAGILIPTVAEGFRTGSYLVFIVVFLFPMLSTLLINTILVKQKRQVDFPFPKGQHATPGFGGAADTL from the coding sequence ATGATTGGAATACTAGTTCAACTTGCCATCTCCTGGTTGATCGCCTGGTTGTATGAAAAAAATGATTTGAGGGTGTTAGGCTTTTATCCAACCAAAGCAAGAATAAAAGATTTTCTGGTTTTCTTTCTTATAACCTCCGTTTGCTGCTCAAGTGGTTTCTTCTTAAAGATGGCTTTCTCGGATCTCCGGTACGAATTAAATCCTAATGTAAGTCTTGGGTTGATTGCGCAAAGTCTTTGGTGGAATGTAAGGTCTGTTCTTTTTGAGGAATTAATTTTCAGAGGGGTTCTTTTTTACATTTTGATCAAAAAGATAGGTGGTACAAAAGCCTTGGTTTGTTCCTCAGTGGCTTTCGGTATTTATCATTGGTTTTCTTTTGGCATCATAGGCAACGTTTCTCAGATGGTCTTTGTTTTTTTGCTTACCGGAACCATGGGTTTGCTTTTTGGTTACGGTTACTTGAAAACACTGTCACTGTATATACCTGTTGCCATTCATCTTGGCTGGAACCTTACACAGGGACTTATATTCTCCGATGGACCTCTCGGTGCAGGAATATTGATACCTACAGTTGCAGAAGGATTTAGAACTGGTTCTTATTTAGTATTTATTGTGGTGTTTTTGTTCCCTATGCTAAGCACACTCCTTATAAATACAATCTTGGTAAAGCAAAAGAGACAGGTTGATTTTCCATTTCCTAAAGGTCAGCATGCGACACCGGGTTTTGGCGGTGCAGCCGATACGCTATAG
- a CDS encoding amidohydrolase family protein, with translation MQYLKSSLFLILFIGINLFICAQANNGFVTYAQKEILLQNARIIDVEKETVLEGYSILLANGKITRIDKAGNLKVPNGVTVVDMTGKTILPGLVMLHEHMNYFSGQAVWDHHPVSFPKLYLAAGVTTIRTAGAENPMYDLNLKRRIDNGLAVGPRMFVTGPMFNDSSGGFLGDFVITTYEQARKATAFWADMGCTSFKVYSDISRDALRGVIDEAHARGLMVTGHLGKMSCTEAANFGIDNIEHGFVSCSSELQFAFDSIWTINPNDKKVHDLVDLFVKKKVVLTVTPFSDSDFSDTATMAFLSLDEKERIRSFIKDKPPFVPKEVNERQLRPLEKSFAAKGGQIVLGADAADFGVIPGFQNHNVLISMVKSGWSPINVFKMATIDGARFLRVDKELGSIAVGKAADLFIISGKPDQVIEDIKNVETVFRNGIGYNSKALRDQVRGLVGRH, from the coding sequence ATGCAATATTTAAAATCAAGCCTTTTTCTCATTCTATTCATAGGTATTAATCTTTTTATTTGCGCTCAGGCAAATAATGGTTTTGTTACGTATGCTCAGAAAGAGATACTGCTTCAAAATGCGCGCATTATTGATGTTGAAAAAGAAACTGTTTTGGAAGGATACTCCATCCTGTTAGCAAATGGCAAAATTACCCGTATTGATAAAGCAGGAAATCTGAAAGTTCCTAATGGTGTTACTGTAGTGGACATGACAGGTAAAACGATCCTGCCGGGATTGGTAATGCTTCACGAGCACATGAACTATTTTTCTGGGCAGGCTGTATGGGATCATCACCCTGTAAGTTTCCCAAAACTTTATCTTGCTGCTGGCGTCACTACCATACGTACCGCAGGTGCCGAAAACCCGATGTATGATCTGAACCTGAAAAGGCGTATTGATAATGGCCTGGCTGTTGGTCCACGAATGTTTGTTACCGGACCGATGTTTAATGATAGTTCAGGAGGATTTTTAGGCGACTTCGTCATCACTACTTATGAGCAAGCCCGTAAAGCAACAGCCTTTTGGGCTGATATGGGTTGTACTTCTTTTAAGGTTTATTCAGATATAAGTCGTGACGCACTGAGAGGCGTTATTGATGAAGCTCATGCACGAGGGCTGATGGTTACCGGGCACTTAGGTAAAATGTCTTGTACCGAAGCCGCTAACTTTGGCATTGACAATATTGAGCATGGGTTTGTATCCTGCTCATCAGAACTTCAATTTGCATTTGATTCCATCTGGACGATTAACCCCAATGATAAAAAGGTACACGACCTTGTTGATCTTTTTGTCAAGAAAAAAGTTGTACTAACGGTGACGCCTTTTTCTGACAGTGACTTCAGTGATACAGCAACAATGGCATTTCTAAGCCTGGATGAGAAGGAGCGTATCAGGAGTTTCATAAAAGATAAACCTCCGTTCGTTCCTAAAGAAGTAAATGAGCGGCAATTGCGACCGCTGGAGAAAAGCTTTGCAGCAAAAGGCGGCCAAATTGTTCTTGGTGCCGATGCGGCCGATTTTGGTGTCATTCCAGGATTTCAAAATCACAACGTGCTGATCAGTATGGTCAAGAGTGGTTGGAGCCCAATAAACGTTTTTAAAATGGCAACTATTGATGGTGCAAGATTTCTAAGGGTGGATAAAGAATTAGGCAGTATTGCGGTGGGTAAAGCAGCAGATCTTTTCATCATCTCCGGGAAGCCTGACCAGGTAATTGAAGACATAAAAAATGTTGAGACTGTTTTTAGAAATGGAATTGGCTACAACTCAAAGGCGCTGCGTGACCAGGTAAGAGGGCTGGTTGGCAGGCATTGA
- a CDS encoding ABC transporter ATP-binding protein has protein sequence MNAPLVIKTTGLSYQYSKEVKTLFDINLQVERGSIYGFLGPNGSGKTTTLSLLLGLLNNQQGDIEIFGQHLHANRTDILQKIGSLIEAPSLYGHLTARENLEVYRQVYGASKSKVDEVLKIVGLTDTGKKLAKKFSLGMKQRLSIALALLPSPELLVLDEPSNGLDPAGIIELRELIKELNKTYGMTILVSSHLLAEVEKMVTHVGIILKGRMLFQGSLAELHSFQQRGSRLLVKTSDNAVACGLLQEHEPELLDEAVSVLYTSPAQVAAINRTLTSNQLDVYLLSPKENNLEQLFIDLTTVQS, from the coding sequence ATGAATGCACCACTCGTTATTAAAACTACCGGGCTATCGTACCAGTATTCCAAAGAAGTAAAAACGCTTTTTGATATAAACCTGCAGGTAGAGCGGGGGAGTATCTATGGCTTTCTCGGCCCCAACGGTTCGGGTAAAACAACTACACTGAGCCTGCTGCTTGGCTTACTGAATAATCAGCAAGGAGACATTGAAATATTTGGTCAGCACCTGCATGCCAATCGCACAGATATCCTGCAGAAGATAGGCTCGCTGATAGAAGCGCCGTCGCTGTATGGTCACCTTACCGCACGGGAGAACCTGGAAGTATACCGGCAAGTATATGGAGCGTCCAAGTCTAAAGTAGATGAGGTTTTAAAAATTGTAGGTCTTACAGACACCGGTAAAAAGCTTGCTAAGAAGTTTTCGCTAGGTATGAAACAGCGTTTGTCCATTGCCCTTGCGTTGCTGCCCAGCCCCGAGCTATTGGTATTGGATGAACCCTCTAACGGGCTTGATCCTGCCGGTATTATTGAGCTGCGGGAACTGATAAAGGAACTAAACAAGACCTACGGGATGACCATCCTTGTTTCGAGCCACCTGTTGGCAGAGGTAGAAAAAATGGTAACACATGTAGGCATTATCCTGAAAGGTAGAATGCTGTTCCAGGGTTCGCTTGCCGAACTTCATTCGTTTCAGCAACGGGGATCAAGACTCTTGGTAAAGACCTCCGACAATGCCGTTGCCTGTGGGTTGCTGCAGGAGCATGAACCGGAGCTGCTGGATGAAGCCGTGTCAGTGTTATACACCAGCCCTGCGCAGGTTGCCGCTATCAACAGAACGCTTACCAGCAACCAGCTGGATGTGTACCTCCTGTCTCCCAAAGAGAATAACCTTGAACAACTATTTATTGACCTTACAACTGTGCAATCATGA
- a CDS encoding ABC transporter permease, whose protein sequence is MNLLVSLRSEMLKTKRTAAFYFTLFGAGVVPFILLLNITFDDDAMDATRNDPLNGIFKLVAEMNALVIFPMFVVLICTLLPQIEFRNNTWKQVLTSPQTKANVFMAKLLNVQLLVVLFLVATHVFTSVVLIASTFIKPDLNLVNQSFNGYVVLVRALNTYVTALAIFGIQFWLGLRLKNFIIPIAIGLACWLAGMLMVLEYKSSFATYFPYSFNVFSISPKHVHLLNQVEWNSFMYAIIFLVLGFLDFRRRRMSGI, encoded by the coding sequence ATGAACCTCCTCGTATCTCTTCGCTCCGAAATGCTTAAGACAAAAAGAACCGCAGCATTTTATTTTACACTTTTCGGCGCTGGTGTCGTTCCCTTCATCCTTTTATTAAATATTACATTTGATGATGACGCAATGGACGCAACCCGTAATGATCCACTCAATGGAATTTTCAAGCTGGTTGCTGAAATGAACGCGCTGGTCATCTTCCCTATGTTTGTGGTATTGATATGTACGCTGTTGCCGCAGATAGAGTTTAGAAACAACACCTGGAAACAGGTGCTGACATCGCCACAAACCAAAGCAAACGTATTCATGGCAAAGCTGTTGAATGTACAATTGCTGGTAGTGTTATTCCTGGTGGCTACACACGTTTTTACCTCAGTTGTACTCATTGCATCTACTTTTATCAAACCCGATTTAAACCTGGTAAATCAATCATTTAACGGGTACGTTGTACTCGTACGGGCGTTGAATACTTATGTTACTGCACTGGCAATTTTTGGTATACAGTTTTGGTTAGGTTTACGACTTAAAAATTTTATTATCCCAATTGCTATTGGTCTTGCATGTTGGCTGGCGGGAATGCTGATGGTGCTTGAGTACAAGTCAAGTTTTGCAACCTACTTTCCGTATAGCTTCAATGTGTTTTCCATTTCGCCCAAACATGTACACCTGCTTAACCAGGTAGAGTGGAATTCATTTATGTATGCCATTATCTTCCTGGTGTTGGGTTTCCTTGATTTTAGAAGAAGGAGGATGAGTGGGATTTAA
- a CDS encoding dihydrofolate reductase family protein produces the protein MSRKLVLYIAMSLDGFIAKKDDNIDFLSMVETPNEDFGYADFMQNIDTVIWGRKTFDKVLTFGNGVPHQDKKVYVISRTKTGKVEHAEFANNVVALVQALKEQPGKDIYCDGGAEIVYELMNHQLFDRLIVSIIPHFLGDGIRLFKEDNKEQKLHFKRSISYPSGLVQLWYDVVKSEPAKS, from the coding sequence ATGAGCAGGAAATTGGTTCTGTACATAGCCATGAGCCTGGATGGTTTCATAGCTAAAAAGGACGACAACATTGATTTTCTATCTATGGTAGAAACACCCAACGAAGATTTTGGTTATGCCGACTTCATGCAGAACATAGACACCGTAATATGGGGCAGGAAGACATTTGACAAAGTGCTTACGTTTGGCAATGGTGTTCCGCACCAGGACAAGAAGGTTTATGTTATTTCAAGAACGAAGACAGGCAAGGTAGAACATGCAGAATTTGCCAACAATGTAGTAGCGTTAGTGCAGGCTTTGAAAGAGCAACCTGGCAAAGATATCTACTGTGATGGCGGTGCTGAAATTGTTTACGAACTAATGAACCATCAATTGTTCGACAGGCTGATCGTTAGTATCATTCCTCATTTTCTTGGAGATGGTATCCGGTTATTCAAAGAAGATAATAAAGAACAGAAACTGCATTTTAAAAGAAGCATAAGCTATCCATCAGGACTTGTGCAGCTTTGGTATGATGTGGTGAAGAGCGAGCCTGCTAAATCTTAA
- a CDS encoding S41 family peptidase, which produces MNIFRYCFFTCSLFLLATTLPAQNTSDTRLLWQPTISKDHIAFIYAEDLWVANLDGSYPRRITVSEGAESNPVFSPDGSIIAFTGQYDGNTDVFVVPAAGGVPKRLTWHPGADLVRDFSPDGKKILFASQRNSFTNRYHQLFTVDIATGAEQQLPIPNAFWASYSPDGNSIAYTTIADRFEQWKNYRGGTMSRIWLYDTKSHNVTEIPKPKTGSNDSKPVWKGNKVYFRSDRDGEFNLYSYDPATKAVQSHTKFNDFPVSSLEGTAGKIIFSQAGYLHVFNTATNNTAKIKVGIAADLLDHRPRFVKGDQYIRGGHISPSGARVVMDYRGDIITLPAQKGDVLNLTNTPGVHEKEPVWSPNGRYIAYLSDATGEYNLYIHNQDGSGQPQMIKLNGSGFYAHLSWSPDSKRIAYVDNARRLYVADIASGKSTKIAEDANYIPGPFRNLFGSWSHDGNFISYTTIAETNFERAWVYSISENKSYAVTDAMSNVTEPTFDPSGKYLYVLASTDAGPVVNWFDQSAQDMEATNSIYLITLQKQVKSPFAKENEVEEIKDTASSKAPYKADSNSTKLKIDWDGIQNRIIPLPLSKGRYKSLSVVKEGELFYLSEAPHGATPTMLHMYSFKKRKEEPLMPADGYIIAAKGEKTVYVTKGKWGIASTGQKPGPDAMINTAAIQVKISPKEEWPNIFNEAWRVNRDYFYDPNMHGANWAAMKKKYEALLPDVASTNDLYRIMQWMFSELSVGHHRFAATGDRRSNPDIVPGGLLGADYEVKNNRYRITKIYGGLNWTPNLRSPLTEPGVNVQVGDYIMAVNGAEVTADKNFYSYFENTAEKIVTLTIASTPEGANKRTVKVVPVANEVALRNRDWVEGNMRKVTEATNGQVAYVYVPNTTAEGHEYFKRYFFPQANRAGIIVDERFNGGGQLADYYIDLLKRPAQSYWKYRHGKDQKAPNASIQGPKVMIIDETAGSGGDYLPYLFRQAKLGTLVGKTTWGGLVGILGYPEFIDGGEVTAPNLAFFDENGFGIENVGTPPDVEVEQWPSQVIKGQDPQLEKAIQIVMEELKKNPPKKAPSPKFPVRVRQ; this is translated from the coding sequence ATGAATATTTTTCGCTATTGCTTTTTTACCTGTTCATTGTTTTTATTAGCTACAACATTACCAGCACAAAATACAAGTGACACCCGATTGTTATGGCAGCCAACCATCAGTAAAGATCATATCGCTTTTATTTATGCCGAAGACCTTTGGGTTGCCAATTTAGACGGTTCTTATCCACGACGCATAACGGTGAGTGAAGGAGCGGAGTCTAATCCTGTTTTTTCTCCCGATGGAAGCATCATTGCCTTCACTGGCCAGTACGATGGAAATACAGATGTGTTCGTGGTACCTGCCGCTGGGGGTGTTCCTAAAAGGCTTACGTGGCACCCGGGTGCAGACCTTGTCAGAGACTTTTCTCCTGATGGTAAAAAGATATTGTTTGCTTCGCAGCGTAATAGTTTTACCAACCGCTACCACCAATTATTTACTGTAGACATAGCTACCGGTGCTGAACAACAACTGCCAATACCAAATGCCTTTTGGGCCTCTTATAGCCCTGATGGAAATAGTATAGCGTACACTACCATAGCCGATAGGTTTGAGCAGTGGAAGAACTATAGGGGAGGAACCATGAGCCGCATCTGGCTATACGATACTAAAAGTCACAACGTAACAGAAATACCAAAACCTAAAACTGGCAGCAATGATTCTAAACCGGTTTGGAAAGGTAACAAGGTGTATTTCCGCAGCGACCGCGATGGTGAGTTTAACCTCTATAGTTATGATCCTGCAACCAAGGCTGTGCAATCGCATACTAAGTTCAACGACTTCCCGGTATCAAGTTTAGAAGGTACTGCTGGTAAGATAATTTTTTCGCAGGCTGGATACCTGCATGTATTCAATACAGCCACTAACAATACTGCTAAGATTAAAGTAGGTATTGCAGCAGATCTGCTAGATCATAGACCACGTTTTGTAAAAGGCGACCAATACATAAGAGGTGGACATATATCTCCATCAGGTGCAAGAGTGGTGATGGATTATCGTGGTGATATCATTACGCTGCCTGCACAAAAAGGTGATGTACTTAACCTGACAAATACACCAGGTGTGCATGAAAAAGAACCTGTCTGGTCGCCTAATGGCAGGTACATAGCTTACCTGAGTGATGCTACAGGCGAATACAATTTGTATATACACAACCAGGATGGCAGTGGGCAGCCGCAAATGATCAAATTGAATGGCTCAGGTTTTTATGCGCATCTCAGCTGGTCTCCTGATAGCAAAAGGATAGCTTATGTAGATAATGCGCGTAGGTTATATGTAGCTGATATTGCTTCGGGTAAATCCACCAAAATAGCGGAAGATGCAAATTACATCCCGGGGCCATTTAGAAACCTGTTTGGCAGCTGGTCGCACGATGGCAATTTTATTTCCTACACCACCATTGCCGAAACCAATTTTGAAAGGGCATGGGTGTATTCTATTTCAGAAAATAAATCGTATGCAGTTACAGATGCTATGTCTAATGTAACTGAGCCCACGTTTGATCCTTCGGGTAAATATTTATATGTGCTGGCCAGTACCGATGCAGGTCCGGTGGTAAACTGGTTCGACCAGTCGGCGCAGGATATGGAAGCTACCAATTCCATTTATCTCATTACACTTCAAAAGCAGGTAAAATCTCCTTTTGCCAAAGAGAATGAAGTGGAAGAAATAAAAGATACAGCAAGTAGTAAAGCACCATACAAAGCAGACTCCAATAGCACGAAGCTGAAGATTGACTGGGACGGCATTCAAAACAGGATCATCCCACTGCCATTGTCTAAGGGTCGCTATAAGTCGCTGTCAGTGGTGAAAGAAGGTGAGCTATTCTATCTTTCTGAAGCGCCGCATGGTGCTACACCTACTATGTTGCACATGTATAGTTTTAAGAAGAGAAAAGAAGAACCACTGATGCCTGCAGATGGATACATCATTGCAGCCAAAGGCGAAAAAACAGTTTATGTTACTAAGGGTAAATGGGGCATTGCATCTACCGGTCAAAAACCAGGGCCGGATGCAATGATCAATACAGCGGCTATACAAGTTAAGATCTCGCCTAAAGAAGAATGGCCTAACATATTCAATGAAGCATGGCGCGTTAACCGCGATTATTTTTACGACCCAAATATGCATGGTGCTAATTGGGCAGCCATGAAGAAAAAGTACGAGGCGCTGTTACCTGATGTAGCCAGCACCAACGACCTGTATCGCATTATGCAATGGATGTTTAGCGAGCTCTCTGTTGGTCACCACAGGTTTGCTGCTACAGGCGACAGGCGTTCTAATCCAGACATTGTTCCCGGTGGTTTATTGGGTGCAGATTATGAAGTAAAGAACAATCGATATAGAATTACAAAAATCTATGGCGGTCTCAACTGGACGCCGAACCTGCGTTCGCCGCTTACAGAGCCAGGCGTAAATGTGCAGGTAGGAGATTATATCATGGCAGTGAATGGAGCCGAAGTAACTGCTGATAAGAACTTCTATAGCTACTTTGAAAATACAGCTGAAAAGATTGTTACACTTACCATAGCATCTACGCCTGAAGGAGCTAATAAACGTACGGTAAAAGTGGTACCGGTAGCCAACGAGGTTGCGCTGCGTAATCGTGATTGGGTAGAAGGAAATATGCGTAAAGTAACGGAGGCAACCAATGGGCAGGTAGCATATGTGTACGTGCCTAATACCACTGCAGAAGGTCATGAATATTTTAAACGCTATTTCTTTCCGCAGGCCAATAGGGCAGGGATCATAGTGGACGAAAGATTTAATGGTGGTGGCCAATTAGCAGATTACTACATAGACCTGTTAAAGCGCCCTGCACAGTCTTATTGGAAATACCGCCATGGCAAAGACCAGAAAGCGCCCAATGCATCTATACAAGGTCCTAAAGTGATGATCATAGATGAAACAGCAGGGTCGGGAGGCGATTACCTTCCTTACCTTTTCAGGCAGGCAAAGCTGGGAACGCTGGTAGGTAAAACTACCTGGGGTGGATTGGTAGGTATATTAGGTTATCCTGAATTTATAGATGGAGGTGAGGTAACAGCACCTAACCTTGCCTTTTTTGATGAGAATGGTTTTGGAATAGAGAATGTAGGTACACCACCAGATGTAGAAGTAGAGCAGTGGCCATCGCAGGTGATAAAAGGACAAGATCCACAATTAGAAAAAGCTATTCAAATTGTAATGGAGGAGCTAAAAAAGAACCCGCCTAAGAAAGCGCCTTCACCAAAATTTCCGGTAAGGGTAAGGCAGTAA